One Mercenaria mercenaria strain notata chromosome 12, MADL_Memer_1, whole genome shotgun sequence DNA segment encodes these proteins:
- the LOC123535023 gene encoding uncharacterized protein LOC123535023: protein MEVIVWVSVGTCVSLVTILLGCLRCKRKLSDEEIQQKYFKKFSKRHIVWDTFLSSRVDYVRSVAEGKPTSGVNSRNDYTYEEMSTPPVPHPPVIQVQEPSPLPSSDYSFFDDSFQTVIEASSSNMSSMNTGLNKLLAAPKDQHASYISLQNSNSMVCLTSGRVVDQIVSQDEGEVNAAFSDCSDSSAGNSGSTYSLSDPYVIPSVGPKIQIIQPSVKRKFSEHVPVINFEAGASDELQLQVGTLQRKSPKEISKISVESCSGENIQTTVGEEIDTCDKRFNGKSFNEKEPQISEKSEELKQKNLLKLAIEGPVYDERRLSSSESTKYETLRSSKTEQYIYKSLNKTALVLPGRPRMCSPVVTPARSKQQERARLPSPVMSKSRKTSSISSRHSDYTYDSASSRMISDQTYHNTDTRTRSDHTYDSITCELASEINRRDSLASVENEDDNRYSSYTPHDKILKIPAQRGSYTDEQNIASPEHTYESISSPMPIVDKTEAACENSAVIIGRRVSNPFDSNKFSKRMINKKKLKNLKDNANQPGKMVHRDSEERYSPFPVTTKLAFKSAFKQVSSPRFSMMKTVTGNGTSQLVNQPEICLDNLNIKTPEIKVDNCPQFFDNTAFISPNVLTTNTVTKGDCQNNTLDFILPKYTYDTFDNRIHSKVSSTNLKSSLTEKHLYHKKSLPSLSDHLEDEIIKHCNANMYTRSTPCDLDVQNCNFF from the exons GGAAAACCCACCTCTGGTGTAAATAGTAGAAATGATTACACCTATGAGGAAATGTCTACACCTCCTGTACCCCACCCACCAGTTATCCAGG TGCAGGAACCATCACCTCTACCCAGCAGTGACTACAGTTTCTTTGATGATTCATTTCAAACAGTGATAGAG GCATCAAGCAGTAATATGTCAAGTATGAATACTGGTTTGAACAAACTTCTAGCTGCACCGAAGGACCAGCATGCCTCCTACATCAGTCTACAGAACAGCAATTCAATGGTCTGCCTTACATCCGGTAGAGTGGTAGATCAGATAGTTTCCCAAGATGAAg gggaggTAAATGCAGCTTTTTCTGATTGTTCCGATAGCTCTGCTGGTAACTCAGGATCAACTTATTCTCTCAGTGACCCGTATGTAATTCCCAGTGTTGGACCAAAGATCCAAATAATTCAACCTAGTGTGAAAAGAAAGTTTAGTGAACATGTCCCTGTGATTAACTTTGAAGCAGGTGCATCAGATGAGCTACAGCTGCAGGTGGGAACTTTACAAAGAAAGTCTCCAAAGGAAATTAGCAAAATCAGTGTTGAAAGTTGCTCTGGGGAGAATATCCAAACTACTGTTGGTGAAGAAATtgatacatgtgataaaagatttAATGGTAAGAGTTTTAATGAGAAAGAACCGCAGATTAGTGAGAAATCAGAAGAGTTAAAACAAAAGAATTTGCTGAAGTTGGCAATAGAGGGTCCTGTTTACGATGAAAGAAGGCTGTCTTCATCCGAAAGTACCAAATATGAGACATTACGGAGTTCAAAAACTGAACAGTACATTTATAAATCCTTAAATAAAACTGCCCTGGTATTACCAGGTAGGCCACGAATGTGTTCTCCAGTTGTGACTCCTGCAAGATCAAAGCAACAAGAACGTGCAAGACTACCGTCCCCAGTAATGTCAAAGTCTAGAAAAACATCATCGATAAGTTCAAGACACTCTGATTACACATATGATAGTGCAAGTTCAAGAATGATCTCTGATCAAACATATCACAACACAGACACAAGAACAAGGTCTGATCACACTTATGATAGTATTACTTGTGAACTCGCCAGTGAAATTAACAGGAGAGATTCGCTGGCAAGTGTTGAAAATGAAGATGACAACAGATACAGTAGTTACACACCTCAtgataagattttaaaaataccagCACAGAGAGGCAGTTACACAGATGAACAAAATATTGCGAGTCCTGAGCATACGTATGAAAGTATCAGTTCACCAATGCCTATTGTTGACAAAACTGAAGCAGCCTGTGAAAACTCGGCAGTAATCATTGGTCGAAGGGTGTCCAATCCGTTTGATTCAAATAAGTTCTCAAAGAGaatgataaacaagaaaaaattaaaaaatttaaaagacaatgCAAACCAGCCTGGTAAAATGGTGCATAGAGACAGTGAAGAGAGATACAGTCCATTCCCAGTCACTACAAAGCTTGCTTTTAAATCCGCTTTTAAACAAGTGTCCTCTCCAAGGTTCTCTATGATGAAGACAGTTACAGGTAATGGAACCAGTCAATTAGTGAACCAACCTGAAATATGTCTCGATAATCTAAATATTAAAACGCCTGAAATTAAAGTTGACAACTGTCCACAATTCTTTGACAATACTGCTTTCATTTCTCCAAATGTGCTCACCACCAATACAGTAACTAAAGGTGACTGTCAGAACAACACATTAGATTTTATCTTGCCAAAGTATACATATGACACTTTTGATAACCGTATTCATTCAAAAGTGAGTAGTACAAACTTAAAATCAAGCCTTACAGAAAAACATTTGTATCACAAGAAAAGTTTACCATCATTGTCAGATCATTTAGAAGATGAAATCATAAAGCATTGTAATGCAAACATGTATACCAGGTCGACACCATGTGACCTCGATGTACAGAATTGTAATTTCTTCTGA